A segment of the Calonectris borealis chromosome 2, bCalBor7.hap1.2, whole genome shotgun sequence genome:
AGCTTATTGGGATTTCTTCGCCTGCAGCGGTTCACTTCAATGGTGCGCCTTTTCTTTGGCGCCGCCATCCACAAGATGCTCTCTAACAGGCTTGGCGCCTCATTACTTTCCCTAGTGTCGTTTACTGGTTGTGGAAGAAAAGCTGGAGCTTGAACAGCTAGTGCTGgtcctgaaggaaaaagaaaaggtaattcaTTACGCCCAACCCCCGTTTTCGCGTGCAGCCGAGGAAACACGGCACGGATGCTGCTGACACCCCCAAAGCGAGGAGGTAAGAGCGGCCAGCGGCGCCTCCCGCCCCGTTCCCTCGCCGTCCCCAGGGCTGCGCGCTCTCCTGCTCCAGCGCCCTCCCTCAGCCGTTCACCGATAAAAAATGGGTCCCGCAGCCCCGATGCCGCCCTCTCCTTCAGCCGAGAGGAAAACAGGCCGCTACCTACCCCAGGGCGGGCTCTGGCCCCCGGAGAAACCCGGCAAGAGGCCGCGCTCCAGCCGCCCCCAGCAGCGCTGAAGGAGACCGCGAAGCCGCGGCAGCGGAGAGAAGACCACCACCAGAGCCGCCATACCCCCACACAGCCCCGCCAAGGCCTCAGAGGAGGGGAAGGCCGTCCCTCCCCCGAGGGCACACTGGGCATGCGCACCTGTCGCTGAGCCTTCTGGGAAACCGAGTACCCTGAGCACGTCACGGCATAACAGGGACGGAGACCAGGACTTCAAGTCCCAGCATTCCTCTCGCTACCAGGAGGGTGGAGCGGCGAGCGAGGGGCTCGAGGACTTCAACTCCCATCATGTCTCACCGCGTGCCTCTTCGCCAATCGCGTCCCTCGCGGGCCCGGCGCTGCTTCCCGGCATGCTCCGCTATTCTCCACCTCCTCGCCAATTAGCGCGCTAGCTGTGTCCTCGTGCAGGAAGCGGGAGGAGCGACTGCGCCTGCGTAGAGGGAGCTGGTGAGGGGAGTGGAGGGGTTTGTTCCAAAATGGCGGAGCGCGGCTACAGCTTCTCCCTCACTACGTTCAGGTACTCGGGGGGAGAGGGCTGCAGGCCTAGGCTCTCGGCGGGCAGGCCGTTGGGCGAGGGGGAGGACGGCGCACAGCCTACGCGGAGCGGTCTTCCGGCGGCGGGGCAGGACGGAGTGAGGACTTTGCAGAGTCATCG
Coding sequences within it:
- the MRPL32 gene encoding large ribosomal subunit protein bL32m; the encoded protein is MAALVVVFSPLPRLRGLLQRCWGRLERGLLPGFSGGQSPPWGPALAVQAPAFLPQPVNDTRESNEAPSLLESILWMAAPKKRRTIEVNRCRRRNPNKLIKVKSNIDVCPECGNLKQKHVLCGYCYAKVKAETRLIRMEIHKKEGGPFNAPTVETVVLYDGEKPTEKDEGKRIIERARKRPSWFVQN